Sequence from the Saccharopolyspora pogona genome:
ACCGCGGAGGTGGCGGCGGGCAGACACCGGCCATCGTGTAACCCACCGAGGCCAGGCACTCCACGAACTCCGCGAGGAACCAGCGCAGTTTCCGGCGCCAAGGCGGCACGGATGCGGAACGTCGTTCGAGCAACATGGTGCTATTCCCTCCTCGTGCGCTGAAGATCGCCGACGAAGTAGCCGAGCAGGTCTGCGAATCGGCCACGAGCTTCGGGAGGCCAGCCAGCGAGGGCGTCGATGTATTGGGCGGCCCTGCGCCGGCGCTCGGCCTCGAGCATTCGGCGGCCGGTGGCGGTCGCGGCGAGCAGACTGGCACGACCATCGTCGGGATCGGCCCGGCGCTCGATGAGCCCGGACCCGACCAGCACGGCGACCTGCCGGCTGATCGTCGACGGGCTCATGCACAGCGCTGCGGCGATCTCCCCCGCGCGCTGCGGCCCTCCTCGGCGAGCTTCATGAGCAGCGGTAACCACGCGGACTCGAGCTCCACCTCGGAACGGCCCGGCTTCGCTCGCCTGACCAGCGACTCCAGCATCGCCAGCTGGCGCGTCAACCGAGCAGTGATTTCGATGTCGCCAGCGGCGGCAGCGCGCCCGGCGTCCCTGTCACGCATTTCTGTACGCATTGCGGCCCCTCTGGTTCCGGCGCAGGTTCAGTCACGGGCCCGGACGTGGCGGTCGCGGCCGGCGCCGTAGCCGGCAGCGGCCATGACCAGGCTCAAGGCGATCAGGAGGAGAAGGGCCCCGGTCCAGCTGCCGGTGGCGTCATGAAAGACCCCCAGCACCAGGGGCCCAGCAGCGGCAACCAGATAGCCGACGGACTGCGCCATTCCCGCCAGCGCTGTGGTTTCACTGGGACCCGTGGCGCGCTGGCTCTGGAAACTCAGAGCGAGCACGAGACAGACACCCGTGCCCAACCCGAGAAGAGTGCACGCCACGACCGCAAGCGCCGGCAGGACAAGCAAAATCGCGAAACCGGTGGCAACGATCACGGACGCGGCAGCAGCAGCGAAGCGCAGGTCGTGACGGCCTCGGGTGAGCAGTGGCAGCACCATGCCCGTGACCAGCGCGACGAGCTGGTAGTAGAACAACATCCAGCCGGCGGCCGTGGTGCTCATGCCCTGCTCGGCGAGGACGCTGGGCAGCCACGCGATGGCGGTGTAGAAGGCGAGGGACTGCAGGCCCATGTAGAAGGACACCTGCCACGCCAGCCAGGACCGCCACGGCATCCGAGCATGCGTCCCGCTGGACCGCACGCCGCCGTCCGCCCGGGCCTCGCGCAGCCGCGGCAGCCACCCTGCGAGCGCGCCGAGCGCCACCACCACTCCCCAGGCCAAGGCGGAATGCCAGCTTCCGGGCAGGGCCTTGGCGAGCGGGACCGAGATTCCCGACGACAGAGCCGCGGCCAAACCCATCGCGGTGACGTACAAGGCGCTGATCATGTGCACCCGCGGGCCGGGTACGTGGATACGAATCACCGTGGGCAGCAGGACGTTGCCCACCGCGATCGCCGCCGAGAGGATCACCGTCCCGGCGAACAGAGACACGATCGACGGCACAGACCGGATCACGGTGCCCGCCGC
This genomic interval carries:
- a CDS encoding CynX/NimT family MFS transporter, whose translation is MIAILLVAANLRATLTGVGTLLSAIERDTGLSAAAGGVLSTLPLLMFAVTSPFVGRVSHRFGTTRLLVVALAVLAAGTVIRSVPSIVSLFAGTVILSAAIAVGNVLLPTVIRIHVPGPRVHMISALYVTAMGLAAALSSGISVPLAKALPGSWHSALAWGVVVALGALAGWLPRLREARADGGVRSSGTHARMPWRSWLAWQVSFYMGLQSLAFYTAIAWLPSVLAEQGMSTTAAGWMLFYYQLVALVTGMVLPLLTRGRHDLRFAAAAASVIVATGFAILLVLPALAVVACTLLGLGTGVCLVLALSFQSQRATGPSETTALAGMAQSVGYLVAAAGPLVLGVFHDATGSWTGALLLLIALSLVMAAAGYGAGRDRHVRARD
- a CDS encoding MarR family winged helix-turn-helix transcriptional regulator is translated as MSPSTISRQVAVLVGSGLIERRADPDDGRASLLAATATGRRMLEAERRRRAAQYIDALAGWPPEARGRFADLLGYFVGDLQRTRRE